From Mumia sp. ZJ1417:
GTGGCGCCCGAGGTCGGAGCCGCCGCGTTCCGCCTCGTCCAGGAGGCGATCACGAACACCCTGCGTCACTCGAACGGGCGGAGCATCAGCGTGCGGGTGCGCCTGCGGGAGCCGGGGCTGCTCGGCGTCCGCGTCGTCGACGACGGTACGGCCGCCGTACCCCCGCAGATCCGGCCTGGGCACGGCCTGAGCGGCATGCGGGAGAGGGTTACGGACCTCGGCGGCACGCTCGAGGTCGACGCCGGCGCGAGCGGGTGGGTCGTGGAGGCCTCGATCCCGACGATGCCGGTGACGGCCGGGGGCGCCCCGTGATCCGGCTGATGCTCGTCGACGACCAGGTCCTCCTGCGGCACGGGCTGCGCGCGATCATGCAGAACACCGACGACATCACGGTCGCCGGCGAGGCGAGCGACGGCCGCGAGGCGCTGCGGGTGGCGCGGGAGCTTCGGCCGGACGTCGTCCTCATGGACCTCCAGATGCCGGTGATGTCCGGGGCGGAGGCGATCCGGGCGATGCGGGCCGAGCCGCTGCTCGCGCAGACACCGGTGCTCGTCCTGACGACCTTCGATGACGGAGACGACGTGGTGGAGGCGATCGCCGCGGGGGCCAACGGCTACCTGCTCAAGGACATCGACGCCGACGAGCTGCGGCGAGCGGTCCGTAACGCCGCGGACGGGCGCGCCCAGATCGCGCCGGGGGTGCTGCGCCAGCTGATGGACCGCGTCGCTCGGCTCCCGACCCGCAAGACCCGAGAGGAGAAGCTCGCCGGGCTCACCGAGCGTGAGGTCGAGGTGCTCACCCAGGTGGGCCTCGGGCTGACGAACGAGGAGATCGGCAAGGCCCTTTTCCTCTCCCGCGAGACGGCGCGCACGTACGTCAGCCGTCTGCTCACCAAGCTCGACGCCCGTGACCGAGCCCAGCTGGTCGTGCTGGCACACCGGGCCGGACTCGTCGACTGACGCGACCCTGAGCCGCGTACGTCCAGAGGCGATCGGACTGTCGCTCCTGAGGGACTGATCCGGCCTTCCCGCGCTCCTAGCGTGGTCGATCGACGCGTGGTTGATCGGCGACGTGTCGAACGCCGGAGAGGGAAGTGGACGTCATGGAGAGACTCGCTCGCGCCTGCCAGAGCGCGCGATGGTTCGTGGTGGTGGGGTGGATCCTCGTCGTGGTGGCGTTGTCGGCGCTGTCCGGCACGTTCGGAGGTGAGACCAGCGACGACTACGAGCTGCCCGGGTCGCCGAGCGACCGCGCCGTGCAG
This genomic window contains:
- a CDS encoding response regulator transcription factor; the encoded protein is MIRLMLVDDQVLLRHGLRAIMQNTDDITVAGEASDGREALRVARELRPDVVLMDLQMPVMSGAEAIRAMRAEPLLAQTPVLVLTTFDDGDDVVEAIAAGANGYLLKDIDADELRRAVRNAADGRAQIAPGVLRQLMDRVARLPTRKTREEKLAGLTEREVEVLTQVGLGLTNEEIGKALFLSRETARTYVSRLLTKLDARDRAQLVVLAHRAGLVD